In Candidatus Cloacimonadota bacterium, the DNA window ATCAATATTTTTGGAGTGAATTTTTATGAATATTGGTAAGTTGATCTTAAAAAAACCCTACAAACATTTTTTTGTTTCTCAGGAGCAATATATTGCAGAAACAGATGAACTTTCATCCTCCAAAATTAAACATTATTATGTTCACCCCAACCGAAAATATCTGGAATTAGATATAAAAGAAAATTACAGATTCGATAAGAATGGAATTCCGGTTGTATCGTTTCCTGGAATTTCTGAAGATCAATACAATCCTGTTACGATAGCACAATATGCTCTTGCTGTCTGGGAATTGGAACTTCCAAAATCAAAACCAGATTTTGGAATATTTTTGAAGCTTTCCAACTGGTTTATCCAAAATCATGAAAATGGAAAATGGCAATATTTATACGAAGATAAAATCTCTAATCTTCCCTATGGCTGGATCTCCGGAATGGCACAGGGACAGGGAATTTCAGTTCTCTTGAGAGCTTATTCTGTTGATAAGAAAAAAAAACATCTGGAAGTTTGCGATCAAGCTATTCAATATTTTCAAAAATCAATGGCAGATGATGGAGTAGCATATAAATTTGAGGCTGCGAATTGGTGGTTCGAAGAATATCCAAATCCCAATAATCCAGGGCATGTTTTCAATGGTCATATCTTTGCTTTATTTGGAATCTGGGATCATTTTCGCATCACCAGAAATGAAAATTCCAAACTGCTTTTCGATAAAGGTGTGAATGGAATTATCGATCAACTTGAAAAATATGATAACGGCTGGTGGGCACTTTATGATCAAAGATTCAAAGGTGTTTTGAATGCTTCTTATCTCGATCTGCAAATACGGCAGTTGGAAGTATTAAACGCTATCCGCCCTGAACCTGTTTTACAAAAATATATCGCTCGCTGGAAGAAATATCTCACAGACCATCACAAACTGGTAAAACTAACCTGTAAGAGATTAATTCAAAAATTATTCTGATGTATAACGTTATTCCCAAACCTGCCAGAATAAAATCTCGAAAAGGTTATTTCACTCTAAATTCAAATACAAAAATCCAGATTATTCCAGAAGCTAAAAAATCA includes these proteins:
- a CDS encoding D-glucuronyl C5-epimerase family protein; this translates as MNIGKLILKKPYKHFFVSQEQYIAETDELSSSKIKHYYVHPNRKYLELDIKENYRFDKNGIPVVSFPGISEDQYNPVTIAQYALAVWELELPKSKPDFGIFLKLSNWFIQNHENGKWQYLYEDKISNLPYGWISGMAQGQGISVLLRAYSVDKKKKHLEVCDQAIQYFQKSMADDGVAYKFEAANWWFEEYPNPNNPGHVFNGHIFALFGIWDHFRITRNENSKLLFDKGVNGIIDQLEKYDNGWWALYDQRFKGVLNASYLDLQIRQLEVLNAIRPEPVLQKYIARWKKYLTDHHKLVKLTCKRLIQKLF